In Xenorhabdus poinarii G6, the following are encoded in one genomic region:
- the groL gene encoding chaperonin GroEL (60 kDa chaperone family; promotes refolding of misfolded polypeptides especially under stressful conditions; forms two stacked rings of heptamers to form a barrel-shaped 14mer; ends can be capped by GroES; misfolded proteins enter the barrel where they are refolded when GroES binds), whose product MAAKDVKFGNDARNKMLRGVNVLADAVKVTLGPKGRNVVLDKSFGAPVITKDGVSVAREIELEDKFENMGAQMVKEVASKANDAAGDGTTTATVLAQSIVTEGLKAVAAGMNPMDLKRGIDKAVISAVEELKKLSVPCSDSTAIAQVGTISANADETVGKLIAEAMDKVGKEGVITVEEGTGLEDELDVVEGMQFDRGYLSPYFINKPESGSVELENPYILLVDKKISNIRELLPVLEGVAKASKPLIIVAEDVEGEALATLVVNNMRGIVKVAAVKAPGFGDRRKAMLQDIATLTNGTVISEEIGLELEKATLEDLGQAKRVVINKDTTTIIDGVGEESAIAARVTQIRQQIEESTSDYDREKLQERVAKLAGGVAVIKVGAATEVEMKEKRARVDDALHATRAAVEEGVVAGGGVALVRVASAIANLTGDNEDQNVGIRVALRAMEAPMRQIVDNAGEEPSVVVNNVKAGKDNYGYNAATEQYGDMIEMGILDPTKVTRSALQFAASIAGLMITTEAMVTELPKDDKADLGAAGGMGGMGGMGGMM is encoded by the coding sequence ATGGCAGCTAAAGACGTAAAATTTGGTAATGATGCTCGCAACAAAATGCTACGTGGTGTGAATGTACTAGCTGATGCGGTTAAAGTGACCCTGGGGCCTAAAGGTCGTAACGTTGTTTTGGATAAATCTTTCGGTGCGCCTGTTATCACTAAAGACGGTGTGTCTGTAGCTCGTGAAATCGAATTGGAAGACAAATTCGAGAACATGGGTGCTCAGATGGTTAAAGAAGTTGCTTCTAAAGCCAATGACGCAGCGGGTGATGGTACTACGACAGCAACCGTACTGGCTCAGTCTATCGTCACCGAAGGTCTGAAAGCTGTTGCTGCTGGCATGAACCCAATGGATCTGAAGCGAGGTATCGATAAAGCAGTGATTTCAGCCGTTGAAGAACTGAAAAAACTGTCCGTACCTTGTTCTGATTCCACCGCTATTGCACAGGTTGGTACTATCTCTGCAAACGCCGACGAAACAGTAGGTAAACTGATCGCAGAAGCGATGGACAAAGTTGGCAAAGAAGGTGTCATCACCGTTGAAGAAGGTACTGGTCTGGAAGACGAACTGGATGTTGTTGAAGGTATGCAGTTCGACCGTGGTTACCTGTCTCCTTATTTCATCAACAAACCAGAATCAGGTTCTGTTGAACTGGAAAACCCCTACATCCTGTTGGTTGACAAGAAAATTTCTAACATCCGTGAACTGTTGCCAGTTCTGGAAGGTGTCGCTAAGGCAAGCAAGCCTTTGATCATCGTCGCTGAAGATGTTGAAGGTGAAGCGCTGGCAACTCTGGTTGTCAACAATATGCGTGGTATCGTGAAAGTGGCTGCGGTGAAAGCACCTGGTTTCGGCGATCGTCGTAAAGCCATGCTGCAAGATATCGCGACGCTGACCAACGGTACTGTTATTTCTGAAGAGATCGGTCTGGAGCTGGAAAAAGCAACTCTGGAAGATCTGGGTCAGGCAAAACGCGTTGTTATCAACAAAGACACCACAACCATTATTGATGGCGTTGGTGAAGAAAGCGCAATTGCTGCACGTGTGACTCAAATCCGTCAGCAAATTGAAGAATCAACTTCTGACTATGACCGCGAAAAACTGCAAGAGCGTGTGGCTAAACTGGCAGGCGGTGTTGCTGTCATTAAAGTGGGTGCAGCAACTGAAGTTGAAATGAAAGAAAAACGCGCTCGCGTTGACGATGCACTGCATGCAACTCGTGCGGCTGTAGAAGAAGGCGTTGTTGCGGGTGGTGGTGTTGCTTTGGTTCGTGTCGCTAGCGCTATCGCTAACCTGACCGGTGACAATGAAGATCAGAACGTAGGTATCCGTGTTGCACTGCGTGCCATGGAAGCGCCAATGCGTCAGATCGTAGACAACGCGGGTGAAGAGCCATCTGTTGTTGTTAACAATGTGAAAGCAGGTAAAGACAACTACGGTTATAACGCTGCAACTGAACAGTACGGCGATATGATCGAAATGGGTATCCTGGATCCAACTAAAGTGACTCGTTCTGCATTGCAGTTCGCAGCTTCTATCGCGGGTCTGATGATCACGACTGAAGCCATGGTGACTGAGCTACCTAAAGATGACAAAGCAGACTTAGGTGCTGCTGGTGGCATGGGCGGCATGGGTGGTATGGGCGGCATGATGTAA
- the epmB gene encoding EF-P beta-lysylation protein EpmB has translation MAHIITHINPVREVWLKQLADVITDPSELLQLLSLNTHTMLKEGNEAKRLFPLRVPRTFVARMKKGDPRDPLLLQVLTSREEFATSPSFSTDPLDEQRNVVPGLLHKYRNRALLLVKGGCAVNCRYCFRRHFPYEDNKGNKNNWQLALNYIEQHPELDEIIFSGGDPLMAKDHELDWLISRIESIPHIKRLRIHTRLPVVIPDRITLSLCHRLAQTKLQVIMVTHINHANEIDDALRESMMRLKQVGVTLLNQSVMLRDINDNADTLADLSNALFNAGILPYYIHVLDKVQGAAHFLVEDEEAKSIMRALLTKISGYLVPKLTREIGGEPSKTPLDLGLIQNA, from the coding sequence ATGGCACATATTATAACCCATATTAACCCCGTCAGAGAAGTCTGGCTAAAACAACTTGCGGATGTTATTACTGATCCCAGTGAGTTATTACAATTATTGTCCTTAAACACGCATACCATGCTGAAAGAAGGCAATGAAGCAAAGCGCTTGTTTCCTCTGCGGGTCCCAAGAACATTTGTTGCTCGGATGAAAAAGGGCGATCCCCGTGATCCGCTCCTATTACAAGTACTCACCTCTCGGGAAGAATTCGCCACCTCCCCTAGTTTTTCCACCGATCCGCTGGATGAACAACGTAATGTTGTTCCCGGCCTGTTACATAAGTATCGCAATCGGGCGCTGCTATTGGTCAAAGGCGGTTGCGCGGTCAATTGCCGTTATTGTTTTCGGCGCCATTTCCCTTATGAAGATAATAAAGGGAACAAAAACAACTGGCAGCTTGCCCTGAATTATATTGAACAGCACCCTGAACTTGACGAAATCATCTTCTCTGGTGGTGATCCCCTTATGGCTAAGGATCATGAACTGGATTGGTTAATCAGTCGAATTGAATCCATCCCACACATTAAGCGACTACGAATTCATACACGCTTGCCCGTCGTGATCCCCGATCGTATCACGCTTTCACTGTGTCATCGTTTGGCACAAACCAAATTGCAAGTCATCATGGTGACCCACATCAATCATGCCAATGAAATTGATGATGCATTACGCGAAAGTATGATGCGGCTAAAACAAGTTGGTGTGACACTTTTGAACCAAAGTGTGATGCTACGTGATATCAATGATAATGCAGATACGCTGGCTGATTTGAGCAATGCTTTGTTCAACGCAGGGATATTACCTTACTACATTCATGTTCTGGACAAAGTGCAAGGTGCGGCTCACTTTCTAGTAGAAGATGAAGAAGCAAAATCTATCATGCGGGCATTATTAACGAAAATATCCGGTTATCTGGTACCGAAACTGACCAGAGAAATTGGGGGGGAGCCAAGTAAAACGCCTTTGGATTTAGGGCTAATCCAGAATGCGTGA
- a CDS encoding co-chaperone GroES, with product MKIRPLHDRVIVKRTEVESKSAGGIVLTGSAAGKSTRGKILAVGNGRILENGEIKALDVKVGDTVIFNEGYGVKTEKIDNEEVLIISENDILAIVEA from the coding sequence ATGAAAATTCGTCCATTACATGACCGTGTTATTGTCAAACGTACAGAAGTTGAATCAAAATCCGCTGGCGGGATTGTGCTAACCGGCTCAGCTGCGGGCAAATCTACCCGTGGAAAAATTTTGGCAGTCGGCAATGGTCGCATCCTGGAAAATGGGGAGATTAAGGCGCTGGACGTAAAAGTGGGTGATACTGTCATTTTTAATGAAGGTTACGGCGTTAAAACAGAAAAGATCGATAATGAAGAAGTATTGATCATCTCTGAAAACGACATTCTGGCAATTGTTGAGGCGTAA
- a CDS encoding TauD/TfdA family dioxygenase has protein sequence MKIVIPSQTYKLWQEELYVITRNVTGINKGIIVKSKEIAEKFLPDIKELRNEINYGKGYIQFSNIPIDKTIPSVPTDGTVSKEKGIISELSILGVSNALGFNPFSYKEEKNGALVHEIVPVKSKENIPSSNGTVEFDYHTDAAYLNRNIRPHTLSLVCLTDKYKTGTRLASLSEALEKISKDEIDILMSKLYIHTAPATFNVNFEKTKTSVLDRIDGIYEMKVAFHNTAGINEKAQKALSSLHDAIDSVVFTHEWQPGNLIIFNNLRCVHGRGEVKGERWLQRCYGSSIIPTATVLELTC, from the coding sequence ATGAAAATCGTTATACCTAGTCAAACATACAAATTATGGCAAGAGGAACTTTACGTAATAACAAGAAACGTAACAGGAATTAATAAAGGTATAATTGTAAAGAGTAAAGAAATAGCTGAAAAATTTTTACCTGACATTAAAGAACTTCGTAATGAAATTAATTACGGGAAAGGGTATATCCAGTTTTCTAACATCCCTATAGATAAAACCATACCTTCCGTTCCAACTGATGGCACGGTCTCTAAAGAAAAAGGAATTATCTCAGAGCTTAGTATTCTTGGAGTAAGTAACGCACTAGGCTTCAATCCATTCTCATATAAGGAAGAAAAAAATGGAGCCCTTGTCCACGAAATTGTTCCTGTTAAATCCAAAGAAAATATACCATCGAGTAATGGAACAGTAGAGTTTGATTATCATACTGATGCAGCTTACTTAAATAGGAATATTAGACCACATACTCTATCATTAGTATGTTTGACTGATAAATATAAAACAGGAACAAGATTAGCATCACTTAGCGAAGCCTTGGAAAAAATCTCAAAAGATGAAATAGATATATTAATGAGTAAATTATATATTCATACTGCTCCTGCTACATTTAATGTTAACTTTGAAAAAACAAAAACATCTGTACTAGATCGTATTGATGGAATTTATGAAATGAAAGTAGCATTCCATAATACAGCTGGTATAAATGAAAAAGCCCAAAAAGCCTTATCTAGCTTACATGATGCCATTGATAGTGTCGTTTTTACTCATGAATGGCAACCTGGAAATCTTATTATATTTAATAATTTAAGATGCGTACATGGTAGAGGGGAAGTGAAAGGTGAACGCTGGCTTCAGCGGTGTTATGGTTCATCCATAATTCCAACGGCTACTGTACTGGAATTAACATGTTAA
- a CDS encoding DUF4156 domain-containing protein yields MRIKMLLGASVLLLAGCSTTHQLTSAGAKVRFVDTQPGSECQRLGEVAGIQSNWLNGVSHESSSMRSAANDLRNKAAEIGGNVIYGVNSPSEGLLTSFVPLDSKMVGQVYQCP; encoded by the coding sequence ATGCGAATCAAAATGTTGCTTGGCGCGTCAGTCTTGTTGTTGGCAGGTTGTTCGACAACTCATCAGTTAACTTCTGCTGGTGCTAAGGTGCGCTTTGTCGATACTCAACCAGGCAGCGAATGCCAGCGGTTAGGGGAAGTCGCTGGTATACAAAGCAACTGGCTTAATGGCGTCAGTCATGAAAGTAGCTCGATGCGTAGCGCCGCCAATGACTTACGTAATAAGGCCGCTGAAATAGGTGGCAATGTTATTTATGGTGTAAATAGCCCATCAGAAGGGTTACTGACAAGTTTTGTTCCTTTAGATAGCAAAATGGTTGGTCAGGTCTATCAGTGTCCATAA
- a CDS encoding AEC family transporter codes for MFFEVMFRVFLLVFITLIGFVIGKVLNLKTKDISSLLIYIISPVVIFTSIIQSPSDLTYFSYSIASFLTASISAFMAYLVGKILWDCNKSNLFGFAGGTGNTGYFALPIAFAIFNSNQIAITIFIIIGINLYEFTVGYFITAKGNLSTRECLIKIIKLPIIYSAILGVFFKSSEITLNPILISTLENFKGAYSVLGMMVIGITLSSFYKIKIDWKFSFFSLLWKHLIYPVVGISFFYYIIDVPNNLLTVIALMLATPMAGNVVVIASNLNLHPEKAAFSVMLSTILAIITVPISIIIFSNFTS; via the coding sequence ATGTTTTTTGAAGTCATGTTTAGAGTATTTTTATTAGTATTTATCACATTAATAGGCTTTGTTATTGGCAAGGTGTTAAATTTAAAAACAAAAGATATATCATCATTATTAATATATATTATATCCCCTGTTGTTATTTTCACCTCAATAATACAATCCCCCTCAGACTTAACCTATTTCTCATATTCAATCGCAAGTTTTTTGACAGCGTCAATTTCTGCATTCATGGCTTATTTAGTAGGAAAAATCTTATGGGACTGCAATAAATCAAATCTATTCGGATTCGCAGGTGGAACAGGTAACACTGGCTATTTTGCATTGCCGATAGCCTTTGCTATTTTTAACTCTAATCAAATAGCCATTACCATTTTTATCATTATAGGCATCAATCTATATGAATTTACAGTGGGCTATTTTATTACCGCCAAAGGTAATTTATCCACAAGAGAATGCCTAATAAAAATCATTAAATTACCAATCATTTACTCTGCAATATTAGGCGTGTTTTTTAAAAGTAGTGAGATCACATTAAATCCAATACTCATTTCTACACTAGAAAATTTCAAAGGTGCTTATAGCGTTCTTGGCATGATGGTTATTGGGATTACTCTATCTTCTTTTTATAAGATAAAGATTGATTGGAAATTTTCTTTCTTTTCATTGTTATGGAAACATCTGATATATCCTGTTGTTGGTATATCCTTTTTTTATTATATAATTGATGTCCCTAATAACTTACTAACTGTAATAGCATTAATGTTAGCCACACCGATGGCCGGTAATGTAGTTGTTATTGCAAGTAACCTTAATTTACATCCTGAAAAAGCAGCTTTTTCAGTAATGTTGAGTACAATACTTGCCATTATTACTGTACCAATTTCCATCATCATATTTAGCAATTTTACTAGTTGA
- a CDS encoding FxsA family protein, protein MRWLPLILICLLVYIESVLFVRIASEIGVLLTLLLVILTSCLGVSLVRNQGIKNFVSMQQKIVAGESPAKEAIKSVSLVIAGFLLILPGFFTDFLGLLLLLSPVQALLTAKLLPHIKVYRPNTFYGFGHNNGGDNQHGQTFEGEYERRQDGASPTLDHQKSSEQKKHDEHGSEHNKK, encoded by the coding sequence GTGCGCTGGCTCCCACTTATTCTTATCTGCCTTTTGGTTTACATCGAGTCCGTCCTGTTTGTTCGGATTGCCTCCGAAATAGGGGTTTTGCTGACCCTGTTGTTAGTGATTCTGACTTCCTGTCTTGGCGTATCCCTTGTACGTAATCAAGGCATCAAAAATTTTGTCTCTATGCAGCAAAAAATCGTAGCGGGTGAGAGTCCTGCAAAAGAAGCAATCAAAAGTGTTTCCTTGGTCATTGCCGGATTTTTGCTGATATTACCCGGATTTTTCACGGATTTTCTTGGGTTACTGTTGTTACTGTCCCCGGTACAGGCGCTTCTGACAGCGAAGTTATTACCCCATATTAAGGTATACCGCCCGAATACTTTTTACGGCTTCGGCCATAATAACGGCGGTGATAACCAACATGGCCAGACTTTTGAGGGAGAGTATGAACGCAGGCAAGATGGCGCGTCTCCTACATTAGATCATCAGAAATCCAGTGAGCAAAAAAAGCATGATGAACATGGCAGTGAGCACAACAAGAAGTAG
- the aspA gene encoding aspartate ammonia-lyase, with product MSNNIRIEEDLLGKREVPAEAYYGIHTLRAIENFYISNSTINDVPEFIRGMVMVKKAAALANKDLHTIPGKIADIIVKACDEVLNTGKCMDQFPVDVFQGGAGTSLNMNTNEVLANIGLELMGHKKGEYEYLNPNDHLNRSQSTNDAYPTGFRIAVYNSLMHLIDAIELLKAGFDKKSVEFDDILKMGRTQLQDAVPMTLGQEFRAFSVLLKEEIKNITRTAELLLEVNLGATAIGTGLNTAPGYQQLVVEKLAKVTGLPCQPAEDLIEATSDCGAYVMVHGALKRLAVKMSKICNDLRLLSSGPRAGLNEINLPELQAGSSIMPAKVNPVVPEVVNQVCFKVIGNDTCITMAAEAGQLQLNVMEPAIGQAMFESMSILSNACRNLVEKCVNGITANKEVCERFVFNSIGIVTYLNPFIGHHNGDIVGKICAETGKSVREVVLERGLLTETELDDIFSVENLKHPTYKAKRFND from the coding sequence ATGTCAAACAACATTCGTATCGAAGAAGACCTGTTAGGAAAACGAGAAGTCCCTGCTGAAGCCTATTATGGTATTCACACTCTGCGTGCGATTGAAAATTTTTATATCAGTAACAGCACCATCAATGATGTGCCTGAATTTATTCGAGGCATGGTGATGGTAAAAAAAGCAGCGGCACTCGCCAACAAAGACCTCCATACGATTCCTGGTAAAATAGCGGACATTATTGTCAAAGCCTGTGATGAAGTCCTCAACACCGGCAAGTGTATGGATCAATTCCCTGTGGATGTCTTTCAGGGCGGCGCCGGTACTTCATTGAACATGAATACCAATGAGGTCCTGGCGAATATTGGTCTTGAACTGATGGGACATAAAAAAGGTGAATATGAGTACCTAAATCCTAATGATCACCTTAATAGAAGCCAGTCAACCAATGATGCTTATCCAACAGGCTTCCGTATTGCCGTTTATAACTCCTTAATGCACTTAATTGACGCGATTGAGTTGCTGAAAGCCGGCTTTGACAAAAAAAGTGTTGAATTTGATGACATTCTGAAAATGGGTCGTACTCAGTTACAGGATGCGGTTCCAATGACTCTCGGTCAGGAATTCCGTGCTTTCTCCGTGCTGTTAAAAGAAGAGATCAAAAACATTACCCGCACGGCAGAACTGTTGCTGGAAGTAAACCTTGGTGCTACTGCGATTGGTACAGGCCTAAATACTGCACCTGGCTACCAACAACTGGTCGTTGAAAAACTGGCTAAAGTCACCGGTCTGCCTTGCCAACCAGCAGAAGATTTGATAGAAGCTACTTCTGACTGTGGTGCTTACGTCATGGTTCATGGGGCATTGAAGCGTCTGGCTGTTAAGATGTCCAAAATTTGTAACGACTTGCGTCTGCTTTCTTCCGGCCCTCGGGCTGGCCTGAACGAAATTAACCTGCCAGAATTGCAGGCGGGTTCTTCCATCATGCCAGCAAAAGTCAACCCCGTGGTGCCAGAAGTCGTTAACCAAGTTTGCTTCAAAGTCATTGGTAACGATACCTGTATCACCATGGCAGCAGAAGCAGGTCAGTTGCAACTTAACGTGATGGAACCCGCGATTGGTCAGGCGATGTTTGAATCTATGTCTATTTTGAGCAACGCATGCCGTAATCTGGTTGAAAAATGCGTTAATGGCATTACTGCCAACAAAGAAGTTTGTGAAAGATTCGTCTTCAATTCCATCGGGATCGTCACTTATCTGAACCCATTCATTGGTCACCACAATGGCGACATCGTGGGCAAGATCTGTGCTGAAACGGGCAAAAGCGTTCGTGAAGTCGTCCTTGAGCGCGGTTTACTGACTGAAACTGAATTAGATGATATCTTCTCTGTTGAGAACCTAAAACATCCAACGTATAAAGCAAAACGTTTTAATGACTGA